Genomic window (Caldinitratiruptor microaerophilus):
GGCGCGCTGTTCCTGGCCGCCATCACCCTCCTCCCGTACGGCATCATCGCCATCACGGGGGTCCAGCAGGCGTACATCGGCGGGACGTCCCTCCTCATCGTGGTGGGCGTGGCCATCGAGACCATGCGCCAGGTGGAGGCGCACCTCGTGCTGCGGCAGTACCAGGGCTTCATGAAGTGAGGAGGGCTCGCGATGCGGATCATCCTCCTGGGCCCGCCCGGCGCGGGGAAAGGCACCCAGGCCGCCGCCCTCGCCCGATCGGAGGGCGTGGCCCACATCTCCACCGGCGACATCCTCCGGGCCCACGTGCGCCAGGGCACCGAGCTGGGGCGGCTGGCGAAGGGCTACATGGATCGGGGCGAACTGGTGCCCGACGAGGTGATCCTCGGCATCGTGCGGGAGCGGATGCAGGAGGAAGACGCCCGCCGGGGCTACGTCTTCGACGGCTTCCCCCGCACCGTGGTGCAGGCCGACGGCCTGGGGCGGCTTCTGGACGAACTGCAGCGGCCGCTCGAGGCGGTGGTGAACATCGCCGTGCCCGATGAGGTGCTGGTCGATCGTGCGGTCGGCCGGCGCGCCTGTCCGAAGTGCGGGGAAATCTACCACGTGCGGAACCGCCCGCCCCGCACCCCGGGCGTCTGCGACCGGTGCGGGGCGGAGCTGGTGCAGCGCGACGACGACAACGAGGCGACCGTCAGGAACCGCCTGGCGGTCTATCACCGGCAGACGGCGCCGCTCATCGACTACTACCGGGAGCGCGGCCTTCTCCGGGAAGTCGACGGGACCCGGAGCGTGGAGGAGGTCTCGGCCGCCATCCGGGCGGCCGCGGTGCCAGGCCGCTGACCCACGGGGAGCGAGGCGCGTGATCATTCTCAAGTCCGCCCGGGAGATCGCCATCATGCGGGAAGCCGGGCGCATTGCGGCCCGCGTGCACGAGGCGCTCCGGGAGGCGATCCGGCCCGGGGTGGAGACCCGGGAGCTGGACGCTCTGGCGGACCGGCTCATCCGGGAGGCGGGCGGGGTCCCGACCTTCAAGGGGTACCACGACTACCCGGCCTCGATCTGCACGTCCGTCAACGAGGTGGTCGTCCACGGCATCCCGTCGTCCCGGCGCCTGCGGGAGGGTGACATCGTCGCCATCGACCTGGGCGTGACCTACCAGGGCTACGTGGGCGACTGCGCGTATACCTGGCCGGTCGGCGAGGTCTCCGACGAGGCGCGCCGGCTCCTGCAGGTCACGCAGGAAGCTCTCCAGCTCGCCATCGAGCAGTGCCGGCCCGGCCGGCACCTCGGTGACATCGGGCACGCGGTGCAGAGCCACGTGGAGGCGGCAGGGTTCTCGGTCGTGCGGGAGTACGTGGGCCACGGGATCGGCGCCAGCATGCACGAGGACCCGCAGGTGCCGAACTACGGGCAGCCGGGCACCGGCGTGGTCCTCCGGCCGGGCATGGTGCTGGCCATCGAGCCGATGGTCAACGCCGGTACGTGGGAGGTCCGGGTCCTGCCCGACCGGTGGACCGTGGTGACTGCCGACGGGCGGTACTCCGCTCACTTCGAGCACACGGTGGCGATCACCGAGGGGGATCCGCTCATCCTGACGCTACCATGAAGAAGAAAACGCATCGTCCGGCCCCTACCGGGCCGGACGGCGACTTCTGGCCGTTCATGGTTCCGGCGTTCATCTTCCTGTACCTGCTGGGTCACGCCGAACGCATGACTTCCCTGCGGAAACGGTAGCCCGTTCCAGGAAGAGGAGGCGAACCGTATATCCGGTGGATTCCGGTCGAAGCTAGTGACAAGAGGCGCGGACAACGCTAAAATCTCACCATTGGAGACGCGACAGCGGCAAGGCTCCGGAACGGGGCGGGACGGTGAAGTGGTGAAGGACAGCGCAGCACCCCTCCGGCCGGGCCAAGTGGTACGGTCGACGGCCGGTCGTGACCGCGGCGCCTGTTACCTGATCGTCCGAGCTCTCGACCAGCGCTTCGTCGCCGTGGCCGACGGCCTGTCCCGGACCGTCCGCAACCCCAAGCGCAAGAACCTTCGCCATCTCGTCTGGGTGGCCGACGCCCCCGAGCCCATCCGTTCCCGGCTGGAGGCTGGCGGGGCGGTGGGGGACGAGGAGATCCGGCAGGCGCTCTGGGCCGTCCAGTCGTGCGTGCCGGCGGAAGGGGGGTCGCCTCTCGATGGGCAAGGATGACGTGATCGAGGTCGAGGGCACGGTCATCGAGCCCCTGCCCAACGCCATGTTCCGCGTGGAGCTGGACAACGGGCACAAGGTGCTTGCCCACGTCTCGGGCAAGATCCGCATGAACTTCATCCGGATCCTTCCGGGGGACCGTGTGACCGTCGAACTCTCGCCATACGACCTCAGCCGTGGTAGAATCGTATACCGGTTCAAGTAACCGGGCTCCGGCCCGATTCCGGCCCGTGCGGAGGAGGGAAGACGTTGAAGGTACGGCCATCGGTCAAGCCCATCTGCGAGAAGTGCAAGGTCATCCGCCGCAAGGGCCGGGTGATGATCATCTGCGAGAACCCGAAGCACAAGCAGAAGCAGGGCTGAACACCCGACCACGCTGACTCCAGGTCCGCAGACCCCGCGCCGGGCGGGCGCGGCTGGGCGTTCCGGGCCCCTCTCCCCGGGGCGCCGCCCGCCGGGAGCTCAGGGTCACGGGCCTTGTGTCGCTCCGGATGTCCGCCTGCCTGCGGGCCACCCGGACGAGGATCGAGTAAGGGAAACGGAGGTAGGGCGTAGCGCATGGCACGCATTGCTGGGGTCGACCTGCCGCGCGACAAGCGCGTCGAGGCTGCCCTGCCGTACATCTACGGCATCGGCTGGAGCCGCAGCCGTGAGATCCTGGCCGCCACCGGGATCAACCCGGACACCCGGGTTCGGGACCTCACCGAGGACGAGGTGGCGCGGCTCCGCGAGTACATCGACAAGAACTACAAGGTCGAGGGCGACCTGCGTGCCGAGGTGCAGATGAACATCCGGCGCCTCATGGACATCGGCTGCTACCGCGGGCTGCGGCACCGCCGCGGGCTGCCGGTGCGCGGGCAGCGTACGAAGACGAACGCCCGCACCCGCAAGGGACCGCGCAAGACGGTGGGCGCCAAGCGCAAGAAGTAAGCACGTCATCGCGAAGGAGGTCCGTCGCTCATGCCCCGCCGTCCGGCGCGAGCCAAGCGGAAGGAGCGGCGCCACGTCGACCGTGGCATCGCGCACATCAAGTCCACGTTCAACAACACGATCGTGACCATCACCGACCCGGCCGGGAACACCCTCACCTGGGCCACGGCCGGCAGCCTCGGTTTCAAGGGCTCCCGCAAGAGCACCCCGTTCGCCGCGCAGATGGCCGCGGAGGCTGCCGCGCGTCAGGCCATGGAGTACGGGGTGCGAGAGGTCGAGGTGTACGTCAAGGGGCCCGGCGCCGGCCGCGAGGCCGCCATCCGGTCGCTGCAGTCCGCCGGTCTCGAGGTGAGCGTGATCAAGGACGTCACCCCGATCCCGCACAACGGTTGCCGGCCGCCGAAGCGCCGCCGGGTCTAGCGCCGGCCACTGGCTGAGGAGGAGAGGATCGCAGCGTGGGACGCTACATCGGCCCGGTCTGCCGGCTGTGCCGGCGCGAGGGCGTGAAGCTCTACCTGAAGGGTGCGAAGTGCTACACCGACAAGTGCCCGGTCTCGCGGCGGCCCCATCCGCCCGGGCAGCACGGGACCGCGCGCAAGAAGCAGTCCGAGTACGGGCTCCAGCTCCGGGAGAAGCAGAAAGTCCGCCGCTTCTACGGCGTGCTGGAGCGGCAGTTCCGCCGCTACTTCGAGCTGGCCGCCCGCAAGAAGGGCGTCACCGGCGAGGTGCTGCTCCAGACCCTGGAGCGCCGGCTGGACAACGTCGTGTACCGGATGGGTCTCGCCGGCTCGCGCAAGGAGGCACGCCAGATCGTCCGCCACGGCCACATCGAGGTCAACGGCCAGAAGGTGGACATCCCGTCCTACCTCGTGCGGCCCGGCGACGTGATCGCCGTGCGCGAGGGCTCCCGGGACCACGGGCGCCTCAAGGAGCTCGCGGAGGCGGGCGGCGCCCACACCGTGCCAGCGTGGCTGGAGGTCGACCTGCCCAACATGCGCGGCACCGTTCTCCGGCTGCCGACCCGGGACGAGATCGACCTGCCGGTGCAGGAGCACCTGGTCGTCGAGCTCTACAGCCGCTGATGGCCCGGTTCCGGGCCCGGCCCCCCTGCGCCGTGGCCTGTGGAGGATTTGGGGGGGTATCGCCAACATGATCCTGGAGATGGAGAAGCCGCGGATCGAGACCGTCGAGATGACTGCCGACGGCTACGGCAAGTTCGTGGTCGAGCCGCTTGAGCGGGGCTACGGCATCACGCTCGGCAACTCGCTCCGGCGCATCCTCCTCTCTTCGCTGCCGGGTGCGGCTGTGACCGCGGTGAAGATCGACGGCGTCCTGCACGAGTTCTCCACCATCCCCGGCGTGGTGGAGGACGTCACGGACATCATCCTGAACCTCAAGCAGCTGGCCTTGAAGCTGTACGGCGACGAGCCCCGGATCATCCGCATCGAGGCGGAGGGCGAGCGCGAGGTCAAGGCCGGCGACATCCTCCGCGACCCGGACGTCGAGATCATGAACCCGGACCTGCACATTGCCACCGTCGACGGCGGGCGCCTGTTCGCCGAGATCCACGTCGGGCGGGGCCGGGGGTACGTCCCGGCGGACCGCAACAAGACGCCGGACATGCCCATCGGGATGATCCCCGTCGACAGCCTCTTCAGCCCCGTCCGGCGGGTCAACTACACGGTGGAACATACCCGGGTCGGTCACGTCACGGACTTCGACAAGCTGACGCTCGAGGTCTGGACCAACGGGACGATCCGGCCGGACGAGGCCTGCTCGCTGGCCGCCAAGATCCTGACCGAGCACCTGACCCTGTTCGTGGGCCTCACGGACACGGCGGATCAGATGGAGATCATGGTCGAGAAGGACGAGAACGACCGGTCTCGCCTGCTCGACATGACCATCGAGGAGCTCGACCTCTCGGTGCGTTCCTACAACTGCCTGAAGCGCGCCGGGATCAACACGGTGGGCGAGCTGGTGGCCAAGTCCGACGAAGAGATGATCAAGGTTCGCAACCTGGGGAAGAAGTCGCTCGAGGAGGTCAAGGCCAAGCTGGCGGCCCTGGGCCTCAGCCTGCGCCCCAGCGACGAGTAACAGTTCGGTTGGAGGGTCACGCCGATGGCGCGGGGATACCGCAAGCTCGGGCGCCCCACGGACCAGCGCATGGCGATGCTGCGGGCGCTGGTGACGGCGCTGTTCGACAAGGAGCACATCGAGACCACGACGACGCGGGCCCTCGAGGCCCGGCGCATGGCCGAGCACCTGATCACGCTGGCGAAGGCAGGCGGACTGGCCAACTACCGCCGGGCCCTGCGGGTCCTGTACGACGAGTCGGTGGCCAAGAAGCTGTTCGACCAGATCGGGCCCCGTTACAAGGACCGGGCCGGCGGATACACCCGGATCGTCCGGACGGTGCACCGCCGGGGTGACGCCGCCCCCATGGCCCGGCTGGAGCTGGTCTGAGACGTGGTGGGCGCCCCGCCGGAGCTCCCGGCGGGGCGCCCCGGTCCATCCAGGGGGTGGTGGCGTGGCCGAGCCCTACGTCACGGTGGAGGACGTCACCTTCCGCTACCCGGGGGGCCCGTCGGGGCCCGTCCTCGCCCTCGACCACGTGGGCCTGACGGTCGATCGCGGCGAGTTCGTGGCCGTGGTCGGACCGAACGGATCGGGCAAGAGCACCCTCGCCCGCATGCTGAACGTGCTGCTGCGGCCGGACGAGGGCCGGGTGCGAGTGGGCGGTCTGGACACCCGGGACGACGCCAACCTCTGGCCCATCCGGGACCGGGTGGGCATGGTCTTCCAGAACCCGGACAACCAGATCGTGGCCGCGATCGTCGAGGAGGACGTCGCCTTCGGGCCGGAGAACCGGGGCCTGCCGCCGGAGGAGATCCGCCGCCGGGTCGACGAGGCCCTGGCGGCGGTGGGGCTCACGGCCCTGCGCCACCGTCCGCCGCACCTTCTCTCGGGCGGGCAGAAGCAGCGTCTGGCCATCGCCGGGGCGCTGGCCCTGCGACCGGTCTGCCTCGTGCTGGACGAGCCGACCGCGATGCTCGACCCCCAGGGCCGCCAGGAGGTGCTGGAAACGGTCACCCGCCTCTGCCGCGAGGCCGGGGTGGCCGTGGTGCTCATCACCCACTTCATGGAGGAGGCCGTGCGGG
Coding sequences:
- a CDS encoding adenylate kinase, which gives rise to MRIILLGPPGAGKGTQAAALARSEGVAHISTGDILRAHVRQGTELGRLAKGYMDRGELVPDEVILGIVRERMQEEDARRGYVFDGFPRTVVQADGLGRLLDELQRPLEAVVNIAVPDEVLVDRAVGRRACPKCGEIYHVRNRPPRTPGVCDRCGAELVQRDDDNEATVRNRLAVYHRQTAPLIDYYRERGLLREVDGTRSVEEVSAAIRAAAVPGR
- the map gene encoding type I methionyl aminopeptidase → MIILKSAREIAIMREAGRIAARVHEALREAIRPGVETRELDALADRLIREAGGVPTFKGYHDYPASICTSVNEVVVHGIPSSRRLREGDIVAIDLGVTYQGYVGDCAYTWPVGEVSDEARRLLQVTQEALQLAIEQCRPGRHLGDIGHAVQSHVEAAGFSVVREYVGHGIGASMHEDPQVPNYGQPGTGVVLRPGMVLAIEPMVNAGTWEVRVLPDRWTVVTADGRYSAHFEHTVAITEGDPLILTLP
- a CDS encoding KOW domain-containing RNA-binding protein, with protein sequence MKDSAAPLRPGQVVRSTAGRDRGACYLIVRALDQRFVAVADGLSRTVRNPKRKNLRHLVWVADAPEPIRSRLEAGGAVGDEEIRQALWAVQSCVPAEGGSPLDGQG
- the infA gene encoding translation initiation factor IF-1 → MGKDDVIEVEGTVIEPLPNAMFRVELDNGHKVLAHVSGKIRMNFIRILPGDRVTVELSPYDLSRGRIVYRFK
- the rpmJ gene encoding 50S ribosomal protein L36; protein product: MKVRPSVKPICEKCKVIRRKGRVMIICENPKHKQKQG
- the rpsM gene encoding 30S ribosomal protein S13, with translation MARIAGVDLPRDKRVEAALPYIYGIGWSRSREILAATGINPDTRVRDLTEDEVARLREYIDKNYKVEGDLRAEVQMNIRRLMDIGCYRGLRHRRGLPVRGQRTKTNARTRKGPRKTVGAKRKK
- the rpsK gene encoding 30S ribosomal protein S11, giving the protein MPRRPARAKRKERRHVDRGIAHIKSTFNNTIVTITDPAGNTLTWATAGSLGFKGSRKSTPFAAQMAAEAAARQAMEYGVREVEVYVKGPGAGREAAIRSLQSAGLEVSVIKDVTPIPHNGCRPPKRRRV
- the rpsD gene encoding 30S ribosomal protein S4, producing MGRYIGPVCRLCRREGVKLYLKGAKCYTDKCPVSRRPHPPGQHGTARKKQSEYGLQLREKQKVRRFYGVLERQFRRYFELAARKKGVTGEVLLQTLERRLDNVVYRMGLAGSRKEARQIVRHGHIEVNGQKVDIPSYLVRPGDVIAVREGSRDHGRLKELAEAGGAHTVPAWLEVDLPNMRGTVLRLPTRDEIDLPVQEHLVVELYSR
- a CDS encoding DNA-directed RNA polymerase subunit alpha; amino-acid sequence: MLEMEKPRIETVEMTADGYGKFVVEPLERGYGITLGNSLRRILLSSLPGAAVTAVKIDGVLHEFSTIPGVVEDVTDIILNLKQLALKLYGDEPRIIRIEAEGEREVKAGDILRDPDVEIMNPDLHIATVDGGRLFAEIHVGRGRGYVPADRNKTPDMPIGMIPVDSLFSPVRRVNYTVEHTRVGHVTDFDKLTLEVWTNGTIRPDEACSLAAKILTEHLTLFVGLTDTADQMEIMVEKDENDRSRLLDMTIEELDLSVRSYNCLKRAGINTVGELVAKSDEEMIKVRNLGKKSLEEVKAKLAALGLSLRPSDE
- the rplQ gene encoding 50S ribosomal protein L17, with translation MARGYRKLGRPTDQRMAMLRALVTALFDKEHIETTTTRALEARRMAEHLITLAKAGGLANYRRALRVLYDESVAKKLFDQIGPRYKDRAGGYTRIVRTVHRRGDAAPMARLELV
- a CDS encoding energy-coupling factor transporter ATPase; protein product: MAEPYVTVEDVTFRYPGGPSGPVLALDHVGLTVDRGEFVAVVGPNGSGKSTLARMLNVLLRPDEGRVRVGGLDTRDDANLWPIRDRVGMVFQNPDNQIVAAIVEEDVAFGPENRGLPPEEIRRRVDEALAAVGLTALRHRPPHLLSGGQKQRLAIAGALALRPVCLVLDEPTAMLDPQGRQEVLETVTRLCREAGVAVVLITHFMEEAVRADRVAVMEGGRVILTGPPAEVFRHADVLRRAHLDLPPAVHLAAALREAGVPLGADPLTLDDLVDELCRLYSTT